Proteins found in one Zea mays cultivar B73 chromosome 1, Zm-B73-REFERENCE-NAM-5.0, whole genome shotgun sequence genomic segment:
- the LOC103504716 gene encoding Transmembrane 9 superfamily member 12 precursor, with protein MARALHSPCFVAPLLWLTLLLVAVSPGGAFYLPGSYMHTYSQGEVIHAKVNSLTSIETEMPFNYYSLPYCRPQGGIKKSAENLGELLMGDQIDNSPYRFHVNVNESVFLCTTKGLNENDAKLLKQRTRDLYQVNMMLDNLPVMRFTKQNDVTVQWTGFPVGYSPPGASDDYIINHLKFKVLVHEYEGRNVEIIGTGEEGSAVISETDKNGMSGYQIVGFQVVPCSVKRNADDFSKLNMYDNIDPVDCPVELKKSQVIRQQERITFTYDVEFVKSDIRWPSRWDVYLKMEAGAKVHWFSIMNSLLVILFLAGIVFVIFLRTVRRDLTRYEELDKEAQAQMNEELSGWKLVVGDVFREPSCSKLLCIMIGDGVQILGMAVVTIVFATLGFMSPASRGMLLTGMIVLYLFLGIASGYVSVRFWRTIKGTSEGWRSVSWLTACFFPGVMFTVLTVLNFVLWKSESTGALPISLFFTLLALWFCISVPLTLVGGFLGTRAEKIEFPVRTNQIPREIPARKYPSWLLVLGAGTLPFGTLFIELFFILSSIWLGRFYYVFGFLLIVLLLLVAVCAEVSVVLTYMNLCVEDWRWWWKAFFASGSVAVYVFLYSINYLVFDLRSLSGPVSAMLYVCYSFLMAFAIMLTTGTIGFLTSFAFVHYLFSSVKID; from the coding sequence ATGGCTCGGGCGCTGCACAGTCCCTGTTTCGTGGCTCCGCTGCTGTGGCTGACGTTGTTACTGGTTGCCGTGTCACCGGGGGGTGCGTTCTACTTGCCTGGCAGCTACATGCACACATACTCCCAAGGCGAGGTGATACACGCCAAGGTGAACTCTCTCACGTCCATCGAGACGGAGATGCCTTTCAACTACTACAGCCTACCATACTGCCGCCCCCAGGGCGGCATCAAGAAGAGTGCCGAGAATCTGGGTGAGCTTCTGATGGGTGACCAGATTGACAACTCCCCCTACCGGTTCCATGTGAATGTTAACGAGTCTGTCTTCCTCTGCACCACAAAAGGGCTCAATGAGAATGACGCCAAGCTCCTTAAGCAGCGCACCCGTGATCTTTACCAGGTCAACATGATGCTAGACAATCTGCCTGTCATGCGTTTCACTAAGCAGAACGATGTCACGGTACAGTGGACTGGTTTTCCTGTTGGTTACTCTCCACCCGGTGCCTCGGATGATTATATCATCAACCACTTGAAGTTTAAGGTCTTGGTCCATGAGTATGAGGGTAGAAATGTGGAAATCATTGGCACCGGAGAAGAAGGATCTGCTGTCATCTCAGAGACGGACAAGAATGGGATGTCTGGGTATCAGATTGTTGGATTTCAGGTTGTGCCTTGCAGCGTGAAGCGTAACGCCGATGATTTTTCTAAGCTTAATATGTACGACAACATTGATCCGGTGGACTGCCCCGTGGAGCTTAAGAAGTCTCAAGTGATCAGGCAACAGGAGAGGATCACGTTCACTTATGATGTTGAGTTTGTCAAGAGCGACATCAGGTGGCCATCTAGGTGGGATGTCTATCTGAAGATGGAGGCTGGCGCCAAGGTCCACTGGTTCTCTATAATGaactccctcttggtgatcttgttcTTGGCTGGAATTGTCTTTGTTATATTCCTCAGAACTGTTAGGAGGGACCTGACTAGGTATGAAGAGCTTGACAAGGAAGCGCAAGCTCAGATGAATGAGGAACTATCTGGTTGGAAGCTCGTCGTCGGTGATGTATTCAGAGAGCCATCTTGCTCCAAGCTGTTATGCATAATGATTGGTGATGGGGTTCAGATTTTGGGCATGGCAGTCGTAACAATCGTTTTTGCCACACTTGGGTTCATGTCTCCAGCCTCAAGAGGAATGCTCCTTACTGGGATGATTGTTCTATATCTTTTCCTTGGTATTGCAAGTGGGTATGTCAGTGTTCGGTTCTGGAGGACTATTAAGGGCACATCCGAAGGATGGAGATCAGTGTCCTGGTTGACTGCTTGCTTTTTCCCTGGTGTCATGTTTACGGTCCTTACTGTCCTAAACTTTGTGTTGTGGAAAAGTGAGAGCACTGGGGCTTTACCTATCTCACTATTTTTCACCCTCCTGGCTCTATGGTTCTGCATTTCTGTGCCATTGACGCTTGTTGGTGGTTTTCTTGGTACAAGAGCGGAGAAAATAGAATTCCCGGTTCGGACCAATCAGATCCCCAGAGAGATCCCAGCAAGGAAGTATCCATCGTGGCTTCTTGTCCTTGGTGCAGGAACACTGCCATTTGGTACCCTGTTTATTGAGCTCTTCTTCATTCTATCGAGCATATGGCTTGGAAGGTTCTACTATGTGTTTGGTTTCCTGCTGATTGTcctgctgctgcttgttgctgTCTGTGCCGAGGTGTCCGTTGTACTAACATACATGAACCTCTGTGTGGAGGACTGGAGGTGGTGGTGGAAGGCTTTCTTCGCCTCTGGTTCTGTCGCTGTCTACGTGTTTCTCTACTCCATCAACTACTTGGTCTTTGACCTCAGAAGCCTGAGCGGGCCTGTCTCTGCAATGCTTTATGTTTGCTACTCATTCCTCATGGCATTTGCAATCATGCTGACAACCGGAACCATTGGCTTTTTGACATCATTCGCCTTTGTGCACTACCTCTTCTCATCCGTAAAGATTGATTGA
- the LOC100279218 gene encoding Chloride channel protein CLC-f isoform 1 (isoform 1 is encoded by transcript variant 1) — translation MAGSDLEPLRASAAALPSSSDPDSPAVTPRRSRVRDLLRNLDRRLSNRSRGGADAGHGGGEAGASPRRPEEDSDELGDGAPPEWALLLVGCLLGLATGICVAVFNRGVHVIHEWAWAGTPTEGAAWLRLQRLADTWHRILLIPVTGGVVVGMMHGLLEIFEQIKQSLSSQREGIDFMAAIFPTIKAIQAAITLGTGCSLGPEGPSVDIGKSCANGCAEMMENNRERRIALVAAGSAAGIASGFNAAVAGCFFAIETVLRPLRAENSPPFTTAMIILASVISSTVSNVLLGEKAAFIVPTYELKSAAELPLYLILGMLCGVVSVAFRQLVVWFTKTFDLIKKKFGLPAVVCPALGGLGAGLIALRYPGILYWGFTNVDEILHTGKSASAPGIWLLAQLAAAKVVATALCKGSGLVGGLYAPSLMIGAAVGAVFGGSAAELINSAIPGNTAVAHPQAYALVGMAATLASVCSVPLTSVLLLFELTKDYRILLPLMGAVGLAIWVPSVVNQSGSKDTFEATSPRHGYSSLLPPTDRNETDWRRQDGDDVELTILDVDPYHYGSNNEEMLLDDLKVSQAMTKHYVKVTPTFTIEETTRLMQEKQQSCVVVVDNEDFLEGIVTLGDLRRKGFVPSENSDSTQANSSTVDANSSLVSSCLTRGFQFHGNERGLVTCFPDTDLSTAKVLMEVKGIKQLPVVKRGAGRRNDGRRKVLGLLHYDSIGWCLREELERWKAIYQRENFQQTAVNGH, via the exons ATGGCGGGGAGCGACCTCGAGCCGCTGCGCGCGAGCGCGGCGGCGCTGCCGTCCTCGTCGGACCCGGACTCGCCCGCCGTGACCCCGCGCCGGAGCCGCGTGCGGGACCTGCTGCGCAACCTGGACCGCCGGCTCTCCAACCGAAGCCGCGGCGGCGCGGACGCGgggcacggcggcggcgaggcCGGGGCGTCACCGAGGAGGCCCGAGGAGGATAGCGACGAGCTCGGCGACGGCGCGCCGCCCGAGTGGGCGCTGCTGCTCGTAGGATGCCTTCTTGGGCTCGCCACCGGCATCTGCGTCGCTGTGTTCAATCGCGGG GTACATGTCATACATGAATGGGCATGGGCAGGCACTCCCACTGAGGGTGCTGCTTGGCTTCGTCTGCAGAGGCTTGCTGATACCTGGCATAGGATATTGTTAATTCCAGTGACTGGTGGAGTAGTTGTGGGCATGATGCATGGATTATTGGAGATTTTTGAGCAGATAAAGCAATCCTTATCATCTCAAAGGGAGGGTATTGATTTCATGGCTGCGATTTTTCCCACAATCAAAGCTATCCAAGCCGCAATTACTTTAGGGACAGGGTGTTCACTGGGGCCAGAAGGACCCAGTGTTGATATTGGTAAATCATGCGCAAATGGGTGTGCGGAAATGATGGAGAACAATAGGGAACGAAGAATTGCTCTTGTTGCTGCCGGATCAGCTGCTGGAATCGCCTCAG GTTTCAATGCTGCAGTTGCTGGGTGCTTTTTTGCTATCGAAACAGTATTACGGCCACTTCGAGCAGAAAATTCTCCACCATTTACTACTGCTATGATTATATTAGCATCAGTTATATCATCAACTGTTTCCAATGTTCTGCTAGGGGAAAAGGCAGCATTTATTGTGCCGACGTATGAACTAAAATCTGCTGCTG AGCTGCCACTCTACCTTATTCTGGGCATGCTTTGCGGTGTTGTAAGTGTGGCATTCAGGCAGTTGGTTGTTTGGTTCACTAAGACTTTTGACTTGATAAAGAAGAAGTTTGGCCTTCCTGCTGTAGTATGTCCTGCTCTAGGTGGTCTTGGAGCAGGCTTAATAGCTCTAAGGTATCCTGGAATATTATATTGGGGTTTCACCAATGTGGATGAGATTCTACATACGGGCAAAAGTGCTTCAGCCCCTGGAATCTGGCTCTTGGCTCAATTAGCTGCTGCGAAAGTTGTAGCAACGGCACTTTGCAAAGGTTCTGGTCTTGTTGGTGGCCTTTATGCTCCAAGTTTGATGATTGGCGCTGCTGTTGGTGCTGTTTTTGGAGGCTCAGCAGCAGAATTAATAAACTCTGCGATTCCGGGTAACACTGCTGTTGCACATCCTCAAGCTTATGCACTG GTGGGAATGGCTGCTACGCTGGCTTCAGTGTGTTCTGTTCCACTGACATCTGTGCTGCTACTCTTTGAATTGACCAAGGATTACAGAATTCTACTTCCTCTAATG GGAGCTGTTGGTTTAGCAATATGGGTCCCATCTGTTGTAAATCAATCTGGTAGCAAAGATACATTCGAGGCAACATCACCCCGTCATGGCTATTCGTCATTGTTACCTCCCACAGATAGGAATGAGACAGATTGGAGGCGACAAGATGGAGACGATGTGGAACTCACAATTCTAGACGTTGATCCCTACCACTATGGTAGTAACAATGAGGAGATGCTTCTTGATGACTTGAAG GTATCACAAGCAATGACAAAGCATTATGTGAAGGTCACACCTACATTCACCATCGAGGAGACAACAAGGCTTATGCAAGAGAAGCAGCAAAGCTGTGTTGTTGTTGTAGATAATGAAGATTTTCTTGAGGGAATTGTAACATTAGGTGACCTTCGTCGTAAAGGATTTGTGCCAAGTGAAAACTCTGATAGTACCCAGGCAAATTCATCAACCGTGGAT GCAAATTCTTCTCTTGTGTCATCATGCCTTACTCGAGGTTTTCAGTTCCATGGCAATGAAAGAGGACTGGTGACCTGCTTTCCAGATACAGACCTGAGTACCGCCAAGGTTCTCATGGAAGTTAAAGGTATTAAACAGCTTCCAGTGGTCAAACGTGGTGCTGGCCGTAGAAATGATGGGAGGCGTAAGGTCCTTGGCCTTCTTCATTATGATTCAATAGGATGGTGCTTAAG GGAAGAGCTTGAGCGGTGGAAGGCAATATACCAGAGAGAGAATTTCCAGCAGACTGCAGTTAATGGGCACTGA
- the LOC100279218 gene encoding Chloride channel protein CLC-f isoform 2 (isoform 2 is encoded by transcript variant 2; The RefSeq protein has 1 substitution compared to this genomic sequence), whose protein sequence is MLCGVVSVAFRQLVVWFTKTFDLIKKKFGLPAVVCPALGGLGAGLIALRYPGILYWGFTNVDEILHTGKSASAPGIWLLAQLAAAKVVATALCKGSGLVGGLYAPSLMIGAAVGAVFGGSAAELINSAIPGNTAVAHPQAYALVGMAATLASVCSVPLTSVLLLFELTKDYRILLPLMGAVGLAIWVPSVVNQSGSKDTFEATSPRHGYSSLLPPTDRNETDWRRQDGDDVELTILDVDPYHYGSNNEEMLLDDLKVSQAMTKHYVKVTPTFTIEETTRLMQEKQQSCVVVVDNEDFLEGIVTLGDLRRKGFVPSENSDSTQANSSTVDANSSLVSSCLTRGFQFHGNERGLVTCFPDTDLGTAKVLMEVKGIKQLPVVKRGAGRRNDGRRKVLGLLHYDSIGWCLREELERWKAIYQRENFQQTAVNGH, encoded by the exons ATGCTTTGCGGTGTTGTAAGTGTGGCATTCAGGCAGTTGGTTGTTTGGTTCACTAAGACTTTTGACTTGATAAAGAAGAAGTTTGGCCTTCCTGCTGTAGTATGTCCTGCTCTAGGTGGTCTTGGAGCAGGCTTAATAGCTCTAAGGTATCCTGGAATATTATATTGGGGTTTCACCAATGTGGATGAGATTCTACATACGGGCAAAAGTGCTTCAGCCCCTGGAATCTGGCTCTTGGCTCAATTAGCTGCTGCGAAAGTTGTAGCAACGGCACTTTGCAAAGGTTCTGGTCTTGTTGGTGGCCTTTATGCTCCAAGTTTGATGATTGGCGCTGCTGTTGGTGCTGTTTTTGGAGGCTCAGCAGCAGAATTAATAAACTCTGCGATTCCGGGTAACACTGCTGTTGCACATCCTCAAGCTTATGCACTG GTGGGAATGGCTGCTACGCTGGCTTCAGTGTGTTCTGTTCCACTGACATCTGTGCTGCTACTCTTTGAATTGACCAAGGATTACAGAATTCTACTTCCTCTAATG GGAGCTGTTGGTTTAGCAATATGGGTCCCATCTGTTGTAAATCAATCTGGTAGCAAAGATACATTCGAGGCAACATCACCCCGTCATGGCTATTCGTCATTGTTACCTCCCACAGATAGGAATGAGACAGATTGGAGGCGACAAGATGGAGACGATGTGGAACTCACAATTCTAGACGTTGATCCCTACCACTATGGTAGTAACAATGAGGAGATGCTTCTTGATGACTTGAAG GTATCACAAGCAATGACAAAGCATTATGTGAAGGTCACACCTACATTCACCATCGAGGAGACAACAAGGCTTATGCAAGAGAAGCAGCAAAGCTGTGTTGTTGTTGTAGATAATGAAGATTTTCTTGAGGGAATTGTAACATTAGGTGACCTTCGTCGTAAAGGATTTGTGCCAAGTGAAAACTCTGATAGTACCCAGGCAAATTCATCAACCGTGGAT GCAAATTCTTCTCTTGTGTCATCATGCCTTACTCGAGGTTTTCAGTTCCATGGCAATGAAAGAGGACTGGTGACCTGCTTTCCAGATACAGACCTGAGTACCGCCAAGGTTCTCATGGAAGTTAAAGGTATTAAACAGCTTCCAGTGGTCAAACGTGGTGCTGGCCGTAGAAATGATGGGAGGCGTAAGGTCCTTGGCCTTCTTCATTATGATTCAATAGGATGGTGCTTAAG GGAAGAGCTTGAGCGGTGGAAGGCAATATACCAGAGAGAGAATTTCCAGCAGACTGCAGTTAATGGGCACTGA